One part of the Halobacteria archaeon AArc-dxtr1 genome encodes these proteins:
- a CDS encoding cupin domain-containing protein, translating to MGFDTAAKTDVDSVVPEEAGGMWFLKDALESEEVGFTVLELEPGAEGMEHDHSDDDQEEVYYVVEGSITVTVADESVELGPEEAIRLDAGETRQIENDGDERATLVLAGAPL from the coding sequence ATGGGCTTCGACACCGCAGCGAAGACTGACGTCGACTCGGTCGTTCCGGAGGAAGCGGGCGGCATGTGGTTCCTCAAAGATGCACTCGAGAGCGAAGAGGTCGGGTTTACCGTCCTCGAACTCGAGCCGGGCGCTGAGGGGATGGAACACGACCACAGCGACGACGATCAGGAGGAGGTCTACTACGTCGTCGAGGGATCGATCACGGTCACGGTCGCGGACGAATCGGTCGAGCTCGGCCCCGAAGAAGCGATCCGACTCGATGCCGGCGAGACGCGCCAGATCGAAAACGACGGCGACGAGCGGGCCACGCTCGTGTTGGCGGGGGCACCGCTGTAA
- a CDS encoding glycoside hydrolase family 5 protein: MSRVPGERAIATARRDVLRAAGVGTGALTLGPTAGIGLVGAENSVDETTQTPPRLSVEGNRIVTDDGEDVTLRGLNVIDPKRANGSTADRGRTPTETIDLLTDASAGWHPDVIRVPVQPIDIGDHEAGQAPEPIAFTAAQLESYLDEHLDPVLKQCADAGVYAIVDFHRHWPEVQWGDDEAGTINETLQAETLQFWETVAPRYAADDHVLYEVYNEPTEPGMWDSIEESWVQDVWELYLEFIQPVVDEIRTHTDTVVLVGSPGWSSSPEGALIEPVAGENVGYTYHAYPGHESSQQGDWEDSAINGQGVEAVYEEYPVFVTEFGWRDYDDSLESGTTAEFGEPFMEWLESHDSIHWMAWVADVWWEPAMFQPGFDGTCDDPPCEWELLGRDAGSEVDMGEYLRQALEVGGVPDNYWSDEDGDADGGGRGVDTGEEDEDETDSGNDDEDGSEDSVDGGDDEPADQPTGSGDQPSDDGSGDDDSDASDDSVPGFGIVATAAGLAGGAAVAARRRLDGGESE; the protein is encoded by the coding sequence ATGTCACGAGTTCCAGGCGAGCGTGCCATCGCGACCGCCCGACGTGACGTACTGCGGGCGGCCGGCGTCGGCACCGGCGCGCTGACGCTTGGACCGACAGCCGGGATCGGCCTCGTCGGCGCGGAGAACAGCGTCGATGAGACGACCCAGACGCCGCCGCGGCTGTCGGTCGAGGGCAATCGAATCGTCACCGACGACGGCGAGGACGTGACGCTTCGCGGGCTCAACGTCATCGACCCGAAGCGAGCGAACGGCTCGACGGCCGACCGCGGACGAACCCCAACGGAAACGATCGACCTGCTGACCGACGCGTCGGCGGGCTGGCACCCGGACGTAATCCGGGTTCCGGTCCAGCCGATCGACATCGGGGATCACGAGGCCGGACAGGCTCCAGAGCCGATCGCGTTCACCGCGGCGCAACTGGAGAGCTACCTCGATGAGCACCTCGACCCGGTCCTCAAGCAGTGTGCCGACGCCGGCGTCTATGCCATCGTCGACTTCCACCGCCACTGGCCGGAGGTGCAGTGGGGCGACGATGAGGCGGGGACGATAAACGAGACGCTGCAGGCAGAGACGCTTCAGTTCTGGGAGACCGTCGCGCCGCGGTACGCCGCCGACGACCACGTGCTCTACGAGGTGTACAACGAGCCGACCGAACCCGGGATGTGGGACTCGATCGAGGAGTCGTGGGTTCAGGACGTGTGGGAGCTCTATCTGGAGTTTATCCAGCCAGTTGTCGACGAGATCCGCACCCACACCGACACGGTCGTTCTGGTCGGCTCACCGGGATGGTCCTCGAGTCCCGAGGGAGCGCTGATCGAACCCGTGGCTGGCGAGAACGTCGGGTACACGTATCACGCCTACCCGGGCCACGAATCGAGCCAGCAGGGGGACTGGGAAGACTCCGCGATCAACGGCCAGGGCGTCGAGGCGGTCTACGAGGAGTACCCAGTGTTCGTCACCGAGTTCGGCTGGCGCGACTACGACGATAGCCTCGAAAGCGGGACGACCGCCGAATTTGGCGAGCCGTTCATGGAGTGGCTCGAATCCCACGACTCGATCCACTGGATGGCGTGGGTGGCCGACGTCTGGTGGGAACCGGCCATGTTCCAGCCCGGCTTCGACGGCACGTGTGACGATCCGCCCTGCGAGTGGGAACTGCTCGGGCGGGACGCCGGCTCCGAGGTCGATATGGGGGAGTATCTCCGCCAGGCGCTCGAGGTGGGTGGCGTCCCCGACAACTACTGGTCGGATGAAGACGGCGATGCGGACGGTGGCGGTAGAGGCGTAGACACCGGCGAGGAGGATGAAGACGAGACCGATAGTGGCAATGACGACGAGGATGGGTCAGAGGATTCCGTTGACGGAGGCGACGACGAGCCCGCCGACCAGCCGACCGGGAGCGGCGACCAGCCGAGCGATGACGGGAGCGGTGACGACGATTCCGACGCATCGGACGACTCCGTCCCCGGGTTCGGAATCGTTGCGACGGCTGCAGGGCTCGCCGGCGGGGCTGCGGTCGCGGCGCGGCGGCGACTGGACGGCGGCGAATCCGAGTAG
- a CDS encoding MFS transporter — MSQSNESAAPLDAFRQFFSLERDVLVLSLAMFAFSLGFQMTNRFLPDYLVYLGAGGFVVGLFATLGNVIGAVYPYYGGVVSDRVGSRYALTVFGFLSTFGFAIWLAAAFVPSIDLGAFVLEPWVWVFVGLLLAQCWKSFGIGGHYAIVKQATDPDRLARGFASTETFRRTAFLLAPLIVAVLVVDDLMPGFLWVLALGIVVALLGTLAQHLLYEVDADTVGKQFQGVGQVIADLRVLPEPLRPLLVADALVRFANGMVYAFFILVITQVMGIGLSLSLPVVGTVDLSPAAFFGVLLSVEMLVALLTMAPAATIAERTGLKPVVGLGFLVYAIFPVMLIFAPENAWVLIALFAFSGLRFAGLPAHKALIVGPAQAGVGGRVTGSYYLLRGAIVIPSGVLGGALWAFASPELSFTVATVIGLVGVGYFALFGEEFAAYR; from the coding sequence GTGAGCCAGTCGAACGAGAGTGCTGCCCCACTCGATGCGTTTCGACAGTTCTTCTCGCTCGAGCGGGACGTTCTCGTTCTGTCGCTGGCGATGTTCGCGTTCAGTCTGGGATTTCAGATGACGAACCGATTCCTGCCGGATTACCTCGTCTACCTCGGCGCGGGCGGCTTCGTCGTCGGTCTGTTTGCGACGCTCGGGAACGTCATCGGCGCCGTCTACCCCTACTACGGCGGGGTCGTCTCCGACCGTGTCGGTTCGCGGTACGCCCTCACTGTCTTCGGATTTCTCTCTACGTTCGGCTTCGCCATCTGGCTGGCGGCGGCGTTCGTCCCGTCGATCGACCTCGGCGCGTTCGTCCTCGAGCCGTGGGTCTGGGTGTTCGTCGGCCTGCTGTTGGCCCAGTGCTGGAAATCCTTCGGCATCGGGGGCCACTACGCCATCGTCAAGCAGGCCACCGATCCGGACCGGCTCGCACGCGGGTTCGCCAGCACGGAGACGTTTCGCCGGACAGCGTTTCTGCTCGCCCCGCTGATCGTTGCCGTCCTCGTCGTCGACGATCTCATGCCGGGCTTCCTGTGGGTGCTCGCACTCGGCATCGTCGTCGCCCTTTTGGGAACCCTCGCCCAGCACCTGCTGTACGAGGTCGATGCGGACACCGTCGGCAAGCAGTTCCAGGGAGTCGGCCAGGTCATCGCGGACCTCCGGGTGCTGCCCGAGCCCTTACGTCCACTGCTCGTCGCCGACGCGCTGGTTCGCTTCGCCAACGGGATGGTCTACGCTTTCTTCATCCTCGTCATTACCCAGGTGATGGGAATTGGGCTCTCGCTGTCGCTGCCTGTCGTCGGGACGGTCGATCTCTCACCGGCGGCGTTCTTCGGTGTCCTGTTGAGCGTCGAGATGCTCGTCGCCCTGCTAACGATGGCGCCGGCCGCCACCATCGCCGAGCGAACCGGGCTCAAGCCCGTCGTTGGACTCGGCTTCCTCGTCTACGCGATCTTCCCGGTCATGCTGATCTTCGCGCCGGAGAACGCCTGGGTGCTGATCGCACTCTTTGCGTTCTCCGGCCTCCGATTTGCCGGGCTCCCGGCGCACAAGGCGCTGATCGTCGGCCCCGCACAAGCCGGTGTCGGCGGACGCGTCACCGGTTCGTACTACCTCCTCCGGGGCGCCATCGTGATCCCCAGCGGCGTCCTCGGGGGTGCCCTTTGGGCCTTTGCCAGCCCGGAACTTTCCTTTACCGTCGCGACTGTGATCGGGCTAGTCGGCGTCGGCTACTTTGCACTCTTTGGCGAGGAGTTCGCAGCGTACCGGTGA
- a CDS encoding cytochrome-ba3 oxidase subunit, with product MSLEDLSPRVGLIVGLLALLPVSWYAVGSSLSAGAVAGLNVLIIISCLYIAFQPVATEGHGHGTDDAS from the coding sequence ATGTCACTCGAAGACCTCTCGCCGCGGGTCGGGCTTATCGTCGGCCTACTGGCGTTGCTACCGGTGTCGTGGTACGCCGTCGGCAGTTCCCTGTCGGCGGGAGCAGTGGCTGGACTAAACGTGCTGATAATTATCAGCTGTCTCTATATCGCCTTCCAGCCGGTGGCCACAGAGGGACACGGGCACGGTACCGACGACGCGTCGTAA
- a CDS encoding cytochrome C oxidase subunit II codes for MNIHTYEKAWLIAAMVLIVAFIATITYGSVALGITMVSDQEDTVEPTELGDDERFGDPRVEHVGDNEYEVYVVAQTFSYLPDPIEVPADSDVTFYVTSRDVIHSFSLVGTNVNTMAIPGEVSVMPVEFDEPGEYGVVCNEYCGPGHHDMEGMVTVVDEDEFDMTELSVDADSEVDLGNETTVEIAVENRMLDELETTIAFEIGDETITEDVTIAGGETYELAVPIDSAELGEGDHDWTVTVDDYEESGTLSVVDPDADAENGGDDDE; via the coding sequence ATGAATATTCACACGTACGAGAAGGCGTGGTTAATCGCGGCGATGGTTCTCATCGTCGCGTTCATCGCGACGATTACCTACGGATCGGTTGCCCTCGGTATCACGATGGTCTCCGATCAGGAAGATACCGTCGAGCCGACCGAGCTCGGTGACGACGAGCGGTTCGGCGACCCGCGAGTTGAACACGTTGGCGACAACGAGTACGAGGTCTACGTCGTCGCTCAGACGTTCAGTTACCTCCCCGATCCCATCGAAGTGCCTGCTGACAGTGACGTCACGTTCTACGTGACATCCCGCGACGTTATTCACAGCTTCAGCCTTGTCGGGACCAACGTCAACACGATGGCGATACCCGGCGAGGTGTCCGTGATGCCTGTCGAGTTCGACGAACCCGGCGAATACGGCGTCGTCTGCAACGAGTACTGCGGTCCCGGGCATCACGACATGGAAGGGATGGTCACCGTCGTCGACGAAGACGAGTTCGATATGACCGAGCTCTCGGTCGACGCGGACAGCGAGGTCGACCTCGGGAACGAGACGACAGTCGAGATCGCCGTCGAGAACCGAATGCTCGACGAACTCGAGACGACCATTGCGTTCGAAATCGGCGACGAAACGATCACGGAAGACGTCACCATCGCCGGTGGCGAAACCTACGAACTGGCGGTTCCGATCGATTCGGCGGAGCTCGGCGAGGGCGACCACGACTGGACCGTCACCGTCGACGACTACGAGGAGAGCGGAACGCTGAGCGTCGTCGATCCCGACGCTGACGCAGAGAACGGAGGTGACGACGATGAGTGA
- a CDS encoding cation-translocating P-type ATPase has protein sequence MSRLPSRSGLEDTHDRSASERGSDEGCTLCSLPTPSTPITDPNVDGEFCCQGCLAVSQALDDAAVDEKAVRARTSTDSPGLDELDGDDAFLAVDGMHCSTCEAFLETRAEDADGVLGAEASYATDTLRVVYDADVLETSDLPELLSGYGYEARDRATGKADEPRDAALVKFLVGGGLFGMMVMVWYAVFLYPTYFGYEPLAEFGSYDGYYLVVNIWLMTSFVLFYTGWPILRGAYVSLRAGMPNMDLLVTLAAVGSYAYSTLAMGLGRTDLYFDVTVAVILVVTAGTYYEGLIKRRAAGLLSDLTAAQVEDARRASDGELVSLDAVDPGDRLLVQPGERVPLDGAVAEGAAAVDESLVTGESLPVEKQSGDRVRGGTLVTDAPLEITVGADAESTHDRLVSLLWSIQSSRPGVQRLADKLATIFVPLVVVLAGVATLALLATGSSLSTAFLVGLTVVIVSCPCALGLATPLAIASGVQTAAKRGIVVAAETIFEDAPEVDVVVLDKTGTLTEGTMRVAAVYVDNEADESQDDAPDTTAVLRRAAAVEALSEHPIGAAIVERAQSAGAEYETAAVEGFERDVRGVSALVGGDRVAVGHPDFCREQGLSIPAALESRAESIRADGAVPVLVGWDGRVRGAIAVGDAPRSNWKRAVESLAADHEVVVLTGDEGAAVETLREADGVSEVFAGVPPEAKAETVHRLRSRGVVAMVGDGSNDAPALAAADVGIALASGTELATDAADAVIVGDDLQAVAETFDLAGATNRRIRQNLGWAFLYNAIAIPLAIAGLLNPLLAAGAMAASSLLVVCNSARSLR, from the coding sequence ATGAGTCGACTCCCGAGTCGCTCTGGTCTCGAGGATACCCACGATCGATCAGCGTCGGAACGTGGTTCCGACGAGGGGTGTACGCTCTGTTCGTTGCCGACGCCGTCGACCCCCATTACCGATCCGAACGTCGATGGGGAGTTCTGCTGTCAAGGCTGTCTGGCAGTGTCACAGGCTTTGGACGACGCCGCAGTCGACGAAAAAGCGGTCCGCGCTCGAACCAGCACGGACTCGCCTGGCCTAGACGAACTCGACGGCGACGACGCGTTCCTCGCGGTCGATGGAATGCACTGTTCGACCTGCGAGGCGTTCCTCGAGACGCGTGCGGAGGATGCAGATGGCGTGTTGGGTGCGGAGGCGAGCTACGCGACGGATACGCTACGCGTGGTGTACGATGCCGACGTACTGGAGACGAGCGATCTTCCCGAGTTGCTCTCGGGATATGGCTACGAGGCACGCGATCGGGCAACCGGGAAAGCGGACGAACCGCGGGACGCCGCGCTCGTCAAATTCCTCGTTGGGGGCGGACTGTTCGGGATGATGGTGATGGTGTGGTATGCGGTCTTTCTCTATCCGACCTACTTCGGCTACGAGCCACTCGCTGAGTTCGGCAGCTACGACGGCTACTATCTCGTGGTGAACATCTGGCTGATGACGTCGTTCGTCCTCTTTTATACCGGCTGGCCGATCCTCCGAGGTGCGTACGTCAGTCTCCGGGCAGGAATGCCCAACATGGATCTGCTCGTCACGCTCGCCGCGGTGGGCTCGTACGCCTACAGCACCCTCGCCATGGGGCTCGGGCGGACGGATCTGTACTTCGACGTCACGGTCGCAGTCATCCTCGTCGTCACCGCCGGCACGTACTACGAAGGGCTGATCAAGCGCCGGGCTGCGGGACTGCTATCGGATCTCACGGCCGCCCAGGTCGAGGACGCTCGCCGGGCGAGCGATGGCGAACTGGTTTCGCTGGATGCGGTCGACCCCGGCGACAGACTGCTCGTCCAGCCCGGCGAGCGGGTCCCCCTCGACGGGGCGGTCGCCGAGGGGGCCGCAGCAGTCGACGAGTCACTGGTGACCGGAGAGTCACTCCCGGTCGAAAAGCAGTCCGGCGATCGCGTCCGCGGGGGAACGCTCGTAACGGATGCCCCCCTCGAGATCACAGTTGGCGCGGACGCCGAAAGTACCCACGATCGGCTCGTCTCCTTGCTGTGGTCGATTCAAAGTTCGCGGCCAGGAGTCCAGCGACTCGCGGACAAGCTTGCAACGATCTTCGTCCCGCTAGTCGTCGTTCTGGCAGGCGTCGCAACGCTCGCGTTGCTCGCAACTGGGTCGAGCCTGTCGACCGCGTTTCTGGTCGGCCTCACAGTCGTGATCGTCTCCTGTCCCTGCGCACTGGGACTGGCGACGCCACTGGCGATCGCCTCGGGTGTCCAGACGGCGGCCAAACGCGGGATCGTCGTCGCCGCCGAAACGATCTTCGAGGACGCACCAGAGGTCGACGTCGTCGTCCTCGACAAGACCGGAACGCTCACCGAGGGCACGATGAGAGTCGCTGCGGTATACGTCGACAATGAAGCCGATGAGAGCCAGGACGACGCTCCCGACACCACGGCAGTCCTTCGCCGGGCCGCGGCGGTCGAAGCGCTCTCCGAGCATCCGATCGGGGCTGCGATCGTTGAGCGGGCGCAGTCGGCAGGGGCCGAGTACGAAACGGCAGCCGTCGAGGGGTTCGAGCGCGACGTTCGAGGTGTGAGCGCGCTCGTCGGAGGTGATCGCGTCGCTGTTGGCCACCCGGACTTTTGTCGAGAGCAGGGGCTGTCGATTCCAGCCGCCCTCGAGTCGCGGGCCGAATCCATCCGAGCCGACGGCGCCGTGCCGGTCCTCGTCGGGTGGGACGGACGCGTGCGCGGTGCGATCGCCGTCGGCGACGCCCCACGGAGTAACTGGAAGCGTGCAGTCGAGAGCCTCGCAGCCGATCACGAGGTCGTCGTTCTGACCGGCGACGAGGGAGCCGCCGTCGAAACACTGCGTGAGGCCGACGGCGTTTCGGAGGTCTTCGCAGGCGTTCCCCCCGAAGCCAAAGCCGAGACCGTCCACCGACTGCGCAGTCGCGGCGTCGTGGCGATGGTCGGCGACGGGAGCAACGACGCCCCGGCACTCGCGGCTGCCGACGTCGGCATCGCCCTCGCCAGCGGGACGGAGCTCGCGACCGACGCCGCAGACGCCGTAATCGTCGGCGACGACCTCCAGGCCGTCGCCGAGACGTTCGACTTGGCCGGAGCAACCAACCGACGTATCCGACAGAATCTGGGCTGGGCGTTCCTCTACAACGCGATCGCGATCCCACTGGCGATTGCCGGGCTGCTCAATCCGTTGCTGGCGGCTGGGGCAATGGCAGCCAGTAGCCTGCTTGTCGTCTGTAACTCCGCACGCTCGCTTCGATAG
- a CDS encoding EamA family transporter → MLEGALSAVVPLALLAGLPPETYAIASAFAWAFSTLFVNRGLSRMRAADGENDIFLGLAASLLVGCLFLTAVTVGRFSLSDVSLTLVAAGVLTFPVGTGLYYYTAERYRDRAEIAAQFSKVKPIFSVLIALVFLREAISSLIWLALGLIVLGVSLLLWATVRSQFSLVTAVLGLATALAWSAGEGFMAVGVEGTSSLLATYVAILTGSLVYLLAVFPVFGSGLDPRGAVGEGWLLPFAGHGLLSFGIAYTLFFTSIGEIGLARTALITAFWPMLALGIGYLVGRLTGDGVDERIAFRHLFLAAGFLVAGSAIAAVY, encoded by the coding sequence ATGCTTGAGGGAGCACTCTCTGCGGTCGTCCCGCTCGCGCTGCTGGCCGGCCTCCCGCCGGAGACGTACGCCATCGCGAGCGCGTTCGCGTGGGCCTTCTCGACGCTGTTCGTCAACCGCGGCCTCTCGCGGATGCGGGCGGCCGACGGCGAGAACGATATCTTCCTGGGGCTGGCAGCGAGCCTGCTCGTCGGCTGTCTCTTCCTCACGGCGGTCACGGTCGGTCGGTTCTCGCTGTCCGACGTCTCCCTGACGCTCGTCGCCGCCGGCGTGCTCACGTTCCCGGTCGGAACCGGCCTCTACTACTACACCGCCGAGCGCTACCGCGACCGCGCCGAGATAGCTGCCCAGTTCTCGAAGGTCAAACCGATCTTCTCGGTGCTTATCGCGCTCGTCTTCCTTCGGGAGGCGATCAGCTCGCTGATCTGGCTGGCCCTCGGGCTGATCGTCCTCGGTGTCTCCCTACTGCTGTGGGCGACGGTTCGCAGCCAGTTCAGCCTCGTGACGGCAGTGCTGGGGCTCGCGACCGCGCTGGCCTGGTCGGCCGGCGAGGGATTCATGGCCGTCGGCGTCGAGGGGACTTCCTCGCTGCTTGCGACCTACGTCGCCATCCTGACTGGCAGTCTCGTCTACCTGCTGGCGGTGTTTCCAGTGTTTGGCTCCGGCCTGGACCCACGGGGGGCGGTCGGGGAGGGGTGGCTGTTGCCGTTCGCCGGCCACGGACTGTTGAGCTTCGGGATCGCCTACACGCTGTTTTTCACCTCGATCGGCGAGATCGGACTGGCTCGCACGGCGCTGATCACCGCGTTCTGGCCGATGCTCGCGCTCGGAATTGGCTACCTCGTGGGCCGACTCACGGGCGACGGCGTCGACGAACGGATCGCCTTCCGACACCTGTTTCTGGCGGCCGGGTTTCTCGTCGCCGGCAGCGCAATCGCAGCAGTCTACTGA
- a CDS encoding ABC transporter ATP-binding protein, with translation MPPAIETTDLVKEYGELRALQELSLTVEEGEFFGLLGPNGAGKTTFINTLVGLVRKTGGEARVFGHDVESEYQQARDAIGLAPQEFNVDRFFPIKEVLMHKAGYHGVSEDEAERRAEEVLKRVGIYDKRHERFDWLSGGMKRRLLLARALVTDPDLLILDEPTAGVDVQLRHDLWELVTELNEEGTTILLTTHYIEEAERLCDRVAIMNEGRKVTVATPDELKTRGTDTISVRLESSITSSATADLEDDLGAYAHGVSTAADGRLEVRVDDGGSTAPQLLHDLEAAGYEIADLEISRTSLEEIFVDLTKSEDRTVTRSSAGTAGDGEEESAPADDSVAEREQEGVA, from the coding sequence ATGCCACCGGCCATCGAGACGACGGACCTCGTCAAGGAGTACGGGGAGTTGCGGGCCTTACAGGAGCTGTCCCTGACCGTCGAGGAAGGCGAGTTCTTCGGCCTGCTCGGACCCAACGGTGCGGGCAAGACCACGTTCATCAACACGCTGGTCGGACTCGTGCGCAAGACCGGCGGCGAGGCGCGCGTGTTCGGCCACGACGTCGAGAGCGAGTACCAACAGGCCCGAGACGCGATCGGCCTCGCGCCCCAGGAGTTCAACGTCGACCGATTCTTTCCGATCAAGGAGGTACTGATGCACAAGGCTGGCTACCACGGCGTCTCCGAGGACGAGGCCGAACGCCGGGCCGAAGAGGTGTTAAAACGGGTCGGGATCTACGACAAGCGCCACGAGCGCTTCGACTGGCTCTCCGGCGGGATGAAGCGCCGGCTGTTGCTCGCGCGGGCGCTCGTGACCGATCCCGATCTGCTCATCCTGGACGAGCCGACGGCGGGCGTCGACGTCCAGTTGCGCCACGACCTCTGGGAGCTCGTCACCGAACTCAACGAGGAGGGAACGACGATCCTGCTGACGACTCACTACATCGAGGAGGCAGAACGCCTCTGTGACCGCGTCGCGATCATGAACGAGGGGCGGAAGGTGACCGTCGCGACGCCGGACGAACTGAAAACGCGCGGGACAGATACGATCTCGGTCCGGCTGGAATCGTCGATTACGTCGTCTGCAACAGCCGATCTCGAGGACGATCTGGGCGCCTACGCCCACGGAGTGTCGACGGCGGCCGACGGCCGCCTCGAGGTCCGCGTCGACGACGGCGGCTCGACTGCGCCACAGCTACTCCACGATCTGGAGGCCGCAGGCTACGAGATCGCAGACCTCGAAATCTCGCGGACCTCGCTCGAGGAGATCTTCGTCGACCTGACCAAAAGCGAGGACCGGACGGTGACGCGGTCGTCGGCCGGAACCGCTGGAGACGGCGAAGAGGAGAGCGCGCCAGCGGACGACTCAGTTGCCGAGCGCGAGCAGGAGGGGGTCGCCTGA
- a CDS encoding b(o/a)3-type cytochrome-c oxidase subunit 1: MSETRNAYLDQFPAEAKLVRAAFYSSFLALAIGGLLGLVQTLHRTDVYRFMDSADYYTVLTAHGVFLVITFTIFFLVGIFTWAVTTSLDRGVEDIRFTWLWYGLMSLGTVMAALPIFAGFLDNPPELLGSELSASVLFTFYAPLQAHPLFYLGLVLFVVGTWLAGVDWIRSWLAWKAENPDERIPLPTFMVLTTTIMWYIATLGVAVALLVFILPWSLGLVETINPLLTRTLFWFFGHPIVYFWLMPAYMMWYIMLPKISGGKLFSDPLARVVFVLFLLLSVPTGIHHQYLDPGISEGFKFIAMTNTMFLLLPSLLTAFTVVASMEHGARQRGGTGYVGWLKALPWRDPVFAGMALAGLMFAAAGFSGMINAGMNINYLVHNTFWVVGHFHLTVGTGVALTFMAVTYWFLPQLTGRALWSRSVGLVQVVLWFVGMTFMSNAMHRGGLLGIPRRTAEPQYEGFEFEAAVGSVGELDLQVALGGTLLFLSLVLFFANVVGTALNGRSDSIPDNGYADTLSGPEDAPVVLDNLKLWTGIAIVLVIFAYTFPLLSIIERGGLFGTDVIELPVHIHSAEDAMFLLDAVVTTVVTPAVDTTLSLAGVTS; encoded by the coding sequence ATGAGTGAGACACGCAACGCCTACCTCGATCAGTTCCCCGCTGAGGCGAAGCTGGTTCGAGCGGCGTTTTACAGCTCGTTCCTCGCCCTGGCGATCGGTGGACTGCTCGGGCTCGTCCAGACGTTACACCGCACCGACGTCTACCGGTTCATGGACTCGGCGGACTACTACACCGTTCTGACCGCCCACGGTGTGTTCCTGGTGATTACGTTCACTATCTTCTTCCTCGTCGGCATCTTCACGTGGGCGGTGACGACCAGCCTCGACCGTGGCGTCGAGGACATCCGGTTTACCTGGCTGTGGTACGGCCTGATGTCGCTTGGCACCGTCATGGCAGCGCTCCCGATCTTCGCCGGGTTCCTCGATAATCCGCCGGAGCTACTGGGTTCGGAACTGAGCGCGTCGGTTCTGTTTACCTTCTACGCGCCGTTACAGGCCCACCCACTGTTCTATCTCGGCCTCGTGCTGTTCGTCGTTGGGACGTGGCTGGCTGGCGTTGACTGGATCCGGTCGTGGCTGGCCTGGAAAGCAGAGAACCCCGACGAGCGCATCCCACTGCCGACGTTTATGGTGTTGACGACGACGATCATGTGGTACATCGCGACGCTGGGCGTCGCCGTGGCTCTCCTGGTCTTCATCCTGCCGTGGTCGCTCGGCCTGGTCGAGACGATCAATCCGCTGCTGACCAGGACCCTGTTCTGGTTCTTCGGCCACCCGATCGTCTACTTCTGGTTGATGCCAGCGTACATGATGTGGTACATTATGTTGCCGAAGATCTCCGGCGGGAAGCTGTTTAGCGACCCGCTTGCCCGCGTCGTCTTCGTCCTCTTCTTGCTCCTCTCGGTGCCGACCGGGATCCACCACCAGTATCTCGATCCCGGCATCTCAGAAGGGTTCAAATTCATCGCGATGACAAATACGATGTTCCTGTTACTTCCGAGCTTGCTGACGGCGTTTACCGTCGTCGCAAGTATGGAACACGGCGCCCGCCAGCGCGGCGGGACGGGCTACGTCGGCTGGCTGAAGGCGCTGCCCTGGCGAGACCCCGTCTTCGCCGGGATGGCCCTGGCCGGCCTGATGTTCGCCGCCGCCGGTTTCTCCGGCATGATCAACGCCGGGATGAACATCAACTACCTCGTTCACAACACGTTCTGGGTCGTGGGTCACTTCCACCTCACTGTCGGGACCGGTGTTGCGCTGACGTTTATGGCCGTCACCTACTGGTTCCTCCCGCAGCTGACTGGACGGGCGCTGTGGAGCCGGTCGGTCGGCCTCGTTCAGGTCGTGCTCTGGTTCGTCGGAATGACGTTCATGTCCAACGCGATGCACCGCGGCGGACTGCTCGGCATCCCACGTCGTACCGCCGAACCGCAGTACGAAGGCTTCGAGTTCGAGGCTGCAGTCGGGAGCGTCGGCGAACTCGATCTCCAGGTCGCACTCGGTGGGACGCTGTTGTTCCTCTCGCTCGTGTTGTTCTTCGCGAACGTGGTCGGAACGGCGCTCAACGGTCGGAGCGATTCGATCCCTGACAACGGCTACGCAGACACACTCTCTGGCCCTGAGGACGCCCCGGTCGTACTCGACAACCTCAAGCTGTGGACGGGAATCGCGATCGTTCTCGTCATCTTCGCGTACACGTTCCCGCTGCTGAGCATCATCGAGCGCGGCGGCCTGTTCGGTACCGACGTGATCGAACTGCCGGTACACATCCATTCCGCTGAGGACGCCATGTTCCTGCTCGATGCCGTCGTCACGACGGTTGTGACGCCAGCGGTCGACACCACCCTCTCACTAGCCGGGGTGACCTCGTAG